A genomic region of Oncorhynchus mykiss isolate Arlee chromosome 16, USDA_OmykA_1.1, whole genome shotgun sequence contains the following coding sequences:
- the LOC110491698 gene encoding zinc finger protein 239-like — protein MEEEPHGRISVNKYQPTELKVKEEEDHGDFSYQRPGGSPNSHSDSGKTSSESGESDRELPKSDRPHNCSLCRKGFSQLGHLKLHNKTHTGEKRYGCIQCGKSFARSDYLKKHAKIHSVEKPYKCSVCCKVFARSDILTIHTRVHTSERVQRPTKEKLYPCSQCGKRFSQLGNLKSHESAVHAGKKPFNCPECGKGFSHFGNMQKHQRVHTGEKPYMCPDCGTGFSRSHHLKTHQQIHKGEKPHLCTECGKGFARADSLTAHQRVHRLDNKPYGCSDCGKAFSSFGNLTQHQRIHTGEKPYQCSQCERSFAFSTDLKNHQRRHTGMKPYYCSDCGRSFTTASSLKSHQKIHKL, from the exons ATGGAAGAAGAG CCTCATGGCAGGATATCGGTGAATAAATACCAACCGACGGAGTTGAAAGTCAAAGAAGAAGAGGACCATGGCGATTTCAGTTATCAAA GGCCAGGAGGGAGCCCAAACTCACACTCCGACAGTGGGAAGACTTCCTCGGAGTCAGGGGAATCAGACAGAGAGCTGCCCAAATCAGACAGACCGCACAACTGCTCTCTGTGCAGAAAGGGATTTTCCCAATTGGGACATCTGAAATTACACAATAAaacacatacaggagagaaacgCTATGGCTGTATTCAATGCGGGAAGAGTTTCGCAAGGTCAgactatttaaaaaaacatgcgAAAATTCACAGTGTAGAGAAACCATACAAATGCTCTGTGTGCTGCAAGGTATTTGCTAGGTCAGACATCTTAACCATACACACGAGAGTTCACACTTCAGAGAGGGTGCAGCGTCCCACCAAAGAGAAACTCTATCCCTGCTCTCAGTGCGGAAAGCGGTTCTCTCAATTGGGAAACCTCAAATCGCATGAGAGCGCTGTGCATGCAGGAAAGAAGCCTTTCAACTGTCCTGAATGCGGAAAGGGGTTCTCACATTTTGGTAACATGCAAAAACACCAGCGTgtgcacactggagagaaaccataCATGTGCCCTGATTGTGGGACAGGTTTTTCCAGATCACATCACCTCAAAACACATCAGCAAATTCATAAAGGGGAGAAGCCTCACTTATGCACTGAATGTGGGAAGGGTTTTGCTAGGGCAGACTCTTTAACGGCACATCAGCGAGTGCACAGGCTAGACAACAAGCCGTACGGATGTTCTGACTGTGGCAAAGCCTTCTCTTCATTTGGAAACTTAACACAGCATCAGAGAATTCACACCGGAGAGAAACCATATCAGTGCTCTCAGTGTGAGAGAAGCTTTGCTTTTTCAACAGATTTGAAAAATCATCAGAGGAGACACACTGGAATGAAACCATACTATTGCTCGGACTGTGGGAGAAGTTTCACAACGGCATCTTCCCTAAAATCACACCAGAAAATTCACAAATTATAA
- the coasy gene encoding bifunctional coenzyme A synthase isoform X1, producing MSMFSTGILVLTSPLHTLPLRIAPVLSSAAQVVERTLYVHLHPGLNLGAGGGQPRPVFIQPVVDLSSLITGLYSNAAYVCGHLDVRVLLTNVRAQPNNASSPETGGTGVACNPFPSPQPLSHSPEVVLTDFAPQDPGQSPLVAQCLQKYTGHCYVCTPGLASVLLHPQLQKLEEEVEEGQKDDWDSRSERMETYSDVVVGGTFDRLHGAHKTLLNISCLLANKRFLIGVCDQELLKKKVLRELIEPYALRVQRLQEFLQDVKPSLQYEFVPLSEPFGPSVIDAQLQCIVVSEETRRGGEAVNKKRLENGVPGLVLHEIQLLKDAHHTEMEEEKISSSSLRSRLLGTLLTDPKQNKSHLPLVPYVIGLTGGSGSGKSSIAQQLEALGAVRIDSDQLGHETYRPGEVAYNRVLEEFGSGADLINEDKTINRRALGRKVFGNKERLKALTDIVWPEIALLVKERIQQAREEGKQVCVVDAAVLLEAGWTDIVHEVWVAVIPEEEAVSRIMVRDGVSQEDAVRRLQSQLPNTQQVEQANVVLCTLWEPEITQKQVRKAWDLLQKRIQQSREGAKPPS from the exons ATGTCCATGTTCAGCACGGGCATCCTGGTgctcacctctcccctccacaCCCTCCCTCTGCGCATTGCCCCTGTACTCAGCTCGGCTGCCCAGGTGGTGGAGCGCACCCTCTACGTCCATCTCCATCCAGGCCTGAACCTGGGTGCAGGCGGGGGCCAGCCCAGGCCTGTCTTCATCCAGCCCGTGGTGGATCTGTCCAGCCTTATCACCGGGCTCTACAGCAATGCTGCCTATGTGTGCGGCCACCTGGACGTACGAGTGCTCCTCACCAACGTCCGCGCCCAGCCCAACAACGCCTCCAGCCCAGAGACAGGTGGGACAGGGGTAGCATGTAACCCCTTCCCTTCCCCACagcccctctcccactcccccgaGGTGGTGCTAACAGACTTCGCCCCGCAGGACCCGGGCCAGTCCCCGCTGGTGGCCCAGTGTCTGCAGAAGTACACGGGCCACTGTTACGTCTGCACGCCCGGCTTGGCCTCGGTGCTACTCCACCCGCAGCTGCAGAAGCtggaggaagaggtagaggagggcCAAAAGGACGACTGGGATAGTAGGTCGGAGCGCATGGAGACTTACAGTGACGTGGTGGTAGGGGGAACGTTCGACCGCCTCCACGGAGCGCACAAGACGCTGCTGAACATCTCTTGCCTCTTGGCGAACAAGCGGTTCCTTATCGGGGTGTGTGACCAAGAACTTCTAAAAA AGAAGGTGCTAAGGGAGCTAATTGAGCCATATGCTCTGCGGGTGCAGCGGCTCCAAGAGTTCCTGCAGGACGTCAAGCCCTCGCTGCAGTACGAGTTCGTACCCCTTTCGGAACCCTTTGGACCCTCCGTTATTGATGCCCAGCTGCAATGCATTGTGGTCAGCGAGGAGACCCGCAGGGGAGGCGAGGCTGTGAACAAGAAGCGCCTCGAAAAT GGTGTTCCAGGACTGGTGCTGCACGAGATCCAGCTGCTGAAGGATGCCCaccacactgagatggaggaggagaagatcaGCTCCTCCAGCCTCCGCTCACGCCTCCTGGGGACCCTCCTCACAGACCCAAAA CAGAACAAGTCCCATCTCCCCCTGGTGCCCTACGTGATTGGCCTGACCGGGGGCAGTGGCAGCGGGAAGAGCTCCATTGCCCAGCAGTTGGAGGCCCTGGGTGCGGTCCGCATCGACAGCGACCAGCTGGGCCATGAGACCTACCGGCCGGGGGAGGTTGCCTACAACAGGGTGCTGGAGGAGTTTGGATCAGGTGCGG ATCTTATTAATGAGGACAAAACTATCAACAGACGCGCACTAGGCAGGAAAGTTTTTGGAAACAAG GAGAGGTTGAAAGCCCTCACCGACATTGTGTGGCCGGAGATAGCTCTACTCGTCAAGGAAAGGATCCAACAGGCCCGAGAGGAAG GTAAACAGGTGTGTGTGGTGGACGCGGCTGTGCTGCTGGAGGCCGGCTGGACGGACATCGTGCACGAGGTCTGGGTCGCCGTCATTCCTGAGGAAGAG GCGGTGTCTCGGATCATGGTGAGGGATGGTGTCAGCCAAGAGGATGCTGTGCGCCGGCTGCAGAGCCAGTTGCCCAACACGCAGCAGGTGGAGCAGGCCAACGTGGTGCTCTGCACTCTGTGGGAGCCCGAGATCACCCAGAAACAG GTACGGAAGGCCTGGGATCTTCTTCAGAAGCGGATCCAACAGAGTCGGGAAGGAGCCAAGCCACCGTCCTGA
- the coasy gene encoding bifunctional coenzyme A synthase isoform X2: MSMFSTGILVLTSPLHTLPLRIAPVLSSAAQVVERTLYVHLHPGLNLGAGGGQPRPVFIQPVVDLSSLITGLYSNAAYVCGHLDVRVLLTNVRAQPNNASSPETGGTGVACNPFPSPQPLSHSPEVVLTDFAPQDPGQSPLVAQCLQKYTGHCYVCTPGLASVLLHPQLQKLEEEVEEGQKDDWDSRSERMETYSDVVVGGTFDRLHGAHKTLLNISCLLANKRFLIGVCDQELLKKKVLRELIEPYALRVQRLQEFLQDVKPSLQYEFVPLSEPFGPSVIDAQLQCIVVSEETRRGGEAVNKKRLENGVPGLVLHEIQLLKDAHHTEMEEEKISSSSLRSRLLGTLLTDPKNKSHLPLVPYVIGLTGGSGSGKSSIAQQLEALGAVRIDSDQLGHETYRPGEVAYNRVLEEFGSGADLINEDKTINRRALGRKVFGNKERLKALTDIVWPEIALLVKERIQQAREEGKQVCVVDAAVLLEAGWTDIVHEVWVAVIPEEEAVSRIMVRDGVSQEDAVRRLQSQLPNTQQVEQANVVLCTLWEPEITQKQVRKAWDLLQKRIQQSREGAKPPS, translated from the exons ATGTCCATGTTCAGCACGGGCATCCTGGTgctcacctctcccctccacaCCCTCCCTCTGCGCATTGCCCCTGTACTCAGCTCGGCTGCCCAGGTGGTGGAGCGCACCCTCTACGTCCATCTCCATCCAGGCCTGAACCTGGGTGCAGGCGGGGGCCAGCCCAGGCCTGTCTTCATCCAGCCCGTGGTGGATCTGTCCAGCCTTATCACCGGGCTCTACAGCAATGCTGCCTATGTGTGCGGCCACCTGGACGTACGAGTGCTCCTCACCAACGTCCGCGCCCAGCCCAACAACGCCTCCAGCCCAGAGACAGGTGGGACAGGGGTAGCATGTAACCCCTTCCCTTCCCCACagcccctctcccactcccccgaGGTGGTGCTAACAGACTTCGCCCCGCAGGACCCGGGCCAGTCCCCGCTGGTGGCCCAGTGTCTGCAGAAGTACACGGGCCACTGTTACGTCTGCACGCCCGGCTTGGCCTCGGTGCTACTCCACCCGCAGCTGCAGAAGCtggaggaagaggtagaggagggcCAAAAGGACGACTGGGATAGTAGGTCGGAGCGCATGGAGACTTACAGTGACGTGGTGGTAGGGGGAACGTTCGACCGCCTCCACGGAGCGCACAAGACGCTGCTGAACATCTCTTGCCTCTTGGCGAACAAGCGGTTCCTTATCGGGGTGTGTGACCAAGAACTTCTAAAAA AGAAGGTGCTAAGGGAGCTAATTGAGCCATATGCTCTGCGGGTGCAGCGGCTCCAAGAGTTCCTGCAGGACGTCAAGCCCTCGCTGCAGTACGAGTTCGTACCCCTTTCGGAACCCTTTGGACCCTCCGTTATTGATGCCCAGCTGCAATGCATTGTGGTCAGCGAGGAGACCCGCAGGGGAGGCGAGGCTGTGAACAAGAAGCGCCTCGAAAAT GGTGTTCCAGGACTGGTGCTGCACGAGATCCAGCTGCTGAAGGATGCCCaccacactgagatggaggaggagaagatcaGCTCCTCCAGCCTCCGCTCACGCCTCCTGGGGACCCTCCTCACAGACCCAAAA AACAAGTCCCATCTCCCCCTGGTGCCCTACGTGATTGGCCTGACCGGGGGCAGTGGCAGCGGGAAGAGCTCCATTGCCCAGCAGTTGGAGGCCCTGGGTGCGGTCCGCATCGACAGCGACCAGCTGGGCCATGAGACCTACCGGCCGGGGGAGGTTGCCTACAACAGGGTGCTGGAGGAGTTTGGATCAGGTGCGG ATCTTATTAATGAGGACAAAACTATCAACAGACGCGCACTAGGCAGGAAAGTTTTTGGAAACAAG GAGAGGTTGAAAGCCCTCACCGACATTGTGTGGCCGGAGATAGCTCTACTCGTCAAGGAAAGGATCCAACAGGCCCGAGAGGAAG GTAAACAGGTGTGTGTGGTGGACGCGGCTGTGCTGCTGGAGGCCGGCTGGACGGACATCGTGCACGAGGTCTGGGTCGCCGTCATTCCTGAGGAAGAG GCGGTGTCTCGGATCATGGTGAGGGATGGTGTCAGCCAAGAGGATGCTGTGCGCCGGCTGCAGAGCCAGTTGCCCAACACGCAGCAGGTGGAGCAGGCCAACGTGGTGCTCTGCACTCTGTGGGAGCCCGAGATCACCCAGAAACAG GTACGGAAGGCCTGGGATCTTCTTCAGAAGCGGATCCAACAGAGTCGGGAAGGAGCCAAGCCACCGTCCTGA
- the coasy gene encoding bifunctional coenzyme A synthase isoform X4 produces the protein MSMFSTGILVLTSPLHTLPLRIAPVLSSAAQVVERTLYVHLHPGLNLGAGGGQPRPVFIQPVVDLSSLITGLYSNAAYVCGHLDVRVLLTNVRAQPNNASSPETGGTGVACNPFPSPQPLSHSPEVVLTDFAPQDPGQSPLVAQCLQKYTGHCYVCTPGLASVLLHPQLQKLEEEVEEGQKDDWDSRSERMETYSDVVVGGTFDRLHGAHKTLLNISCLLANKRFLIGVCDQELLKKKVLRELIEPYALRVQRLQEFLQDVKPSLQYEFVPLSEPFGPSVIDAQLQCIVVSEETRRGGEAVNKKRLENGVPGLVLHEIQLLKDAHHTEMEEEKISSSSLRSRLLGTLLTDPKNKSHLPLVPYVIGLTGGSGSGKSSIAQQLEALGAVRIDSDQLGHETYRPGEVAYNRVLEEFGSDLINEDKTINRRALGRKVFGNKERLKALTDIVWPEIALLVKERIQQAREEGKQVCVVDAAVLLEAGWTDIVHEVWVAVIPEEEAVSRIMVRDGVSQEDAVRRLQSQLPNTQQVEQANVVLCTLWEPEITQKQVRKAWDLLQKRIQQSREGAKPPS, from the exons ATGTCCATGTTCAGCACGGGCATCCTGGTgctcacctctcccctccacaCCCTCCCTCTGCGCATTGCCCCTGTACTCAGCTCGGCTGCCCAGGTGGTGGAGCGCACCCTCTACGTCCATCTCCATCCAGGCCTGAACCTGGGTGCAGGCGGGGGCCAGCCCAGGCCTGTCTTCATCCAGCCCGTGGTGGATCTGTCCAGCCTTATCACCGGGCTCTACAGCAATGCTGCCTATGTGTGCGGCCACCTGGACGTACGAGTGCTCCTCACCAACGTCCGCGCCCAGCCCAACAACGCCTCCAGCCCAGAGACAGGTGGGACAGGGGTAGCATGTAACCCCTTCCCTTCCCCACagcccctctcccactcccccgaGGTGGTGCTAACAGACTTCGCCCCGCAGGACCCGGGCCAGTCCCCGCTGGTGGCCCAGTGTCTGCAGAAGTACACGGGCCACTGTTACGTCTGCACGCCCGGCTTGGCCTCGGTGCTACTCCACCCGCAGCTGCAGAAGCtggaggaagaggtagaggagggcCAAAAGGACGACTGGGATAGTAGGTCGGAGCGCATGGAGACTTACAGTGACGTGGTGGTAGGGGGAACGTTCGACCGCCTCCACGGAGCGCACAAGACGCTGCTGAACATCTCTTGCCTCTTGGCGAACAAGCGGTTCCTTATCGGGGTGTGTGACCAAGAACTTCTAAAAA AGAAGGTGCTAAGGGAGCTAATTGAGCCATATGCTCTGCGGGTGCAGCGGCTCCAAGAGTTCCTGCAGGACGTCAAGCCCTCGCTGCAGTACGAGTTCGTACCCCTTTCGGAACCCTTTGGACCCTCCGTTATTGATGCCCAGCTGCAATGCATTGTGGTCAGCGAGGAGACCCGCAGGGGAGGCGAGGCTGTGAACAAGAAGCGCCTCGAAAAT GGTGTTCCAGGACTGGTGCTGCACGAGATCCAGCTGCTGAAGGATGCCCaccacactgagatggaggaggagaagatcaGCTCCTCCAGCCTCCGCTCACGCCTCCTGGGGACCCTCCTCACAGACCCAAAA AACAAGTCCCATCTCCCCCTGGTGCCCTACGTGATTGGCCTGACCGGGGGCAGTGGCAGCGGGAAGAGCTCCATTGCCCAGCAGTTGGAGGCCCTGGGTGCGGTCCGCATCGACAGCGACCAGCTGGGCCATGAGACCTACCGGCCGGGGGAGGTTGCCTACAACAGGGTGCTGGAGGAGTTTGGATCAG ATCTTATTAATGAGGACAAAACTATCAACAGACGCGCACTAGGCAGGAAAGTTTTTGGAAACAAG GAGAGGTTGAAAGCCCTCACCGACATTGTGTGGCCGGAGATAGCTCTACTCGTCAAGGAAAGGATCCAACAGGCCCGAGAGGAAG GTAAACAGGTGTGTGTGGTGGACGCGGCTGTGCTGCTGGAGGCCGGCTGGACGGACATCGTGCACGAGGTCTGGGTCGCCGTCATTCCTGAGGAAGAG GCGGTGTCTCGGATCATGGTGAGGGATGGTGTCAGCCAAGAGGATGCTGTGCGCCGGCTGCAGAGCCAGTTGCCCAACACGCAGCAGGTGGAGCAGGCCAACGTGGTGCTCTGCACTCTGTGGGAGCCCGAGATCACCCAGAAACAG GTACGGAAGGCCTGGGATCTTCTTCAGAAGCGGATCCAACAGAGTCGGGAAGGAGCCAAGCCACCGTCCTGA
- the coasy gene encoding bifunctional coenzyme A synthase isoform X3 yields MSMFSTGILVLTSPLHTLPLRIAPVLSSAAQVVERTLYVHLHPGLNLGAGGGQPRPVFIQPVVDLSSLITGLYSNAAYVCGHLDVRVLLTNVRAQPNNASSPETGGTGVACNPFPSPQPLSHSPEVVLTDFAPQDPGQSPLVAQCLQKYTGHCYVCTPGLASVLLHPQLQKLEEEVEEGQKDDWDSRSERMETYSDVVVGGTFDRLHGAHKTLLNISCLLANKRFLIGVCDQELLKKKVLRELIEPYALRVQRLQEFLQDVKPSLQYEFVPLSEPFGPSVIDAQLQCIVVSEETRRGGEAVNKKRLENGVPGLVLHEIQLLKDAHHTEMEEEKISSSSLRSRLLGTLLTDPKQNKSHLPLVPYVIGLTGGSGSGKSSIAQQLEALGAVRIDSDQLGHETYRPGEVAYNRVLEEFGSDLINEDKTINRRALGRKVFGNKERLKALTDIVWPEIALLVKERIQQAREEGKQVCVVDAAVLLEAGWTDIVHEVWVAVIPEEEAVSRIMVRDGVSQEDAVRRLQSQLPNTQQVEQANVVLCTLWEPEITQKQVRKAWDLLQKRIQQSREGAKPPS; encoded by the exons ATGTCCATGTTCAGCACGGGCATCCTGGTgctcacctctcccctccacaCCCTCCCTCTGCGCATTGCCCCTGTACTCAGCTCGGCTGCCCAGGTGGTGGAGCGCACCCTCTACGTCCATCTCCATCCAGGCCTGAACCTGGGTGCAGGCGGGGGCCAGCCCAGGCCTGTCTTCATCCAGCCCGTGGTGGATCTGTCCAGCCTTATCACCGGGCTCTACAGCAATGCTGCCTATGTGTGCGGCCACCTGGACGTACGAGTGCTCCTCACCAACGTCCGCGCCCAGCCCAACAACGCCTCCAGCCCAGAGACAGGTGGGACAGGGGTAGCATGTAACCCCTTCCCTTCCCCACagcccctctcccactcccccgaGGTGGTGCTAACAGACTTCGCCCCGCAGGACCCGGGCCAGTCCCCGCTGGTGGCCCAGTGTCTGCAGAAGTACACGGGCCACTGTTACGTCTGCACGCCCGGCTTGGCCTCGGTGCTACTCCACCCGCAGCTGCAGAAGCtggaggaagaggtagaggagggcCAAAAGGACGACTGGGATAGTAGGTCGGAGCGCATGGAGACTTACAGTGACGTGGTGGTAGGGGGAACGTTCGACCGCCTCCACGGAGCGCACAAGACGCTGCTGAACATCTCTTGCCTCTTGGCGAACAAGCGGTTCCTTATCGGGGTGTGTGACCAAGAACTTCTAAAAA AGAAGGTGCTAAGGGAGCTAATTGAGCCATATGCTCTGCGGGTGCAGCGGCTCCAAGAGTTCCTGCAGGACGTCAAGCCCTCGCTGCAGTACGAGTTCGTACCCCTTTCGGAACCCTTTGGACCCTCCGTTATTGATGCCCAGCTGCAATGCATTGTGGTCAGCGAGGAGACCCGCAGGGGAGGCGAGGCTGTGAACAAGAAGCGCCTCGAAAAT GGTGTTCCAGGACTGGTGCTGCACGAGATCCAGCTGCTGAAGGATGCCCaccacactgagatggaggaggagaagatcaGCTCCTCCAGCCTCCGCTCACGCCTCCTGGGGACCCTCCTCACAGACCCAAAA CAGAACAAGTCCCATCTCCCCCTGGTGCCCTACGTGATTGGCCTGACCGGGGGCAGTGGCAGCGGGAAGAGCTCCATTGCCCAGCAGTTGGAGGCCCTGGGTGCGGTCCGCATCGACAGCGACCAGCTGGGCCATGAGACCTACCGGCCGGGGGAGGTTGCCTACAACAGGGTGCTGGAGGAGTTTGGATCAG ATCTTATTAATGAGGACAAAACTATCAACAGACGCGCACTAGGCAGGAAAGTTTTTGGAAACAAG GAGAGGTTGAAAGCCCTCACCGACATTGTGTGGCCGGAGATAGCTCTACTCGTCAAGGAAAGGATCCAACAGGCCCGAGAGGAAG GTAAACAGGTGTGTGTGGTGGACGCGGCTGTGCTGCTGGAGGCCGGCTGGACGGACATCGTGCACGAGGTCTGGGTCGCCGTCATTCCTGAGGAAGAG GCGGTGTCTCGGATCATGGTGAGGGATGGTGTCAGCCAAGAGGATGCTGTGCGCCGGCTGCAGAGCCAGTTGCCCAACACGCAGCAGGTGGAGCAGGCCAACGTGGTGCTCTGCACTCTGTGGGAGCCCGAGATCACCCAGAAACAG GTACGGAAGGCCTGGGATCTTCTTCAGAAGCGGATCCAACAGAGTCGGGAAGGAGCCAAGCCACCGTCCTGA